GCCCGCGCCCGCCGACGTAGCCCTTGGCGTAGCTCAGGATCTTCTTGTGGCGGCGGTGGCCCTTGGTTCCTCGGGTGACTCTGGACATGCGGTTTACTCCTGTTCCATCTCACGTTCGCGCTCGCGCGCTCACCAGCTCACGTTCACGCTCGCGCGTTCCGTCTGACGTTCGCGCTCGCGCGCTCACTAGCTCTGGCTCGCGTTCACGCTCGCGCGCTCCAGCTGACGTTCGCGCTCGCGCGCTCACCAGCTCACGTTCGCGCTCGCGCGCTCACTCGTACCGTCACGAGCCAGGCAGGATGCGCTTGATCGCGCGCTCGTCGACGCTGGCGACCGTGGTCGAGTGGCCGAGCGAGCGCTTCTGCTTGCGCGACTTGGCCGAAAGCTGGTGGCGGTGGTAGGCGCGCTTGCG
The nucleotide sequence above comes from Candidatus Binatia bacterium. Encoded proteins:
- the rpmI gene encoding 50S ribosomal protein L35, whose translation is MPKCKTKRGAAKRFAVTGSGRIKRKRAYHRHQLSAKSRKQKRSLGHSTTVASVDERAIKRILPGS